One genomic segment of Helicoverpa zea isolate HzStark_Cry1AcR chromosome 22, ilHelZeax1.1, whole genome shotgun sequence includes these proteins:
- the LOC124641353 gene encoding uncharacterized protein LOC124641353: MARIATYVFIDLETTGLPQYEYNKTRITELSMVVASRRHVLDTTPGAAPRVLDKLTMCFNPRRMIHPESTKTSGLCNDLLEYQTDFNIHVFNIINGFLQCQEKPVCLVAENGLYFDFPILKNHFDKLGVTLSDDILCADSLYAFYDILKSKQPVNSVSNTNGTVVDNISSDLNSDASCSRNNNDQTTVESEDKSVTRPTECVSNGSEIQLEKSVIDAVLQDEYKELDAQAKMQQQNERTPRKRKNPEPKNKYEQIKRKIFYQGDSKPTVSHKLKNIYERVLGRPAIEAHRAENDCIMTMEIAVALAKQFVQWVDLVDNHCKFNDVRQMTVGVPL; the protein is encoded by the coding sequence ATGGCGCGCATAGCAACGTACGTGTTCATCGACTTAGAAACTACCGGGTTACCGCAGTATGAGTATAATAAGACGAGGATCACTGAGCTCAGTATGGTGGTAGCGAGTCGCCGGCACGTGCTGGACACGACGCcgggcgccgcgccgcgcgtgCTCGACAAGCTCACCATGTGCTTCAACCCGCGCAGGATGATCCACCCCGAGAGCACCAAGACCTCAGGACTGTGTAATGACCTGCTCGAGTACCAAACAGACTTCAACATACATGTGTTCAACATTATCAATGGTTTCTTACAATGTCAAGAGAAGCCAGTCTGCTTGGTAGCAGAGAACGGTCTTTATTTTGATTTCCCCATCTTGAAGAATCATTTTGATAAGTTAGGAGTGACTTTATCTGATGATATCCTGTGCGCGGATAGTTTATATGCTTTTTACGATATACTTAAAAGCAAACAGCCTGTTAACAGTGTAAGCAATACTAATGGAACTGTTGTTGACAACATAAGCAGTGATTTAAATAGTGATGCGTCTTGCAGCCGCAACAACAATGACCAGACCACTGTGGAGTCAGAAGACAAATCCGTTACAAGACCTACAGAGTGCGTAAGTAATGGGAGTGAAATACAATTGGAAAAGTCAGTAATCGATGCTGTACTACAAGATGAATACAAAGAATTGGATGCTCAAGCAAAAATGCAACAACAAAACGAAAGAACTCCTCGAAAACGGAAAAATCCAGAGCCGAAAAACAAGTATGAACAAATCAAACGCAAAATTTTTTATCAAGGTGACAGTAAGCCAACGGTGTCACATAAGCTAAAGAATATCTATGAGCGAGTGTTGGGGAGGCCGGCCATAGAGGCCCATCGTGCTGAGAATGACTGCATCATGACCATGGAGATTGCGGTGGCCTTAGCTAAACAGTTTGTGCAGTGGGTGGACTTGGTCGATAACCACTGCAAGTTCAATGATGTTAGACAAATGACTGTTGGTGTTCCGTTATAG
- the LOC124641657 gene encoding FUN14 domain-containing protein 2-like codes for MARPIPNNELRSVKHEDKDDSPKGSQSILDLTIDSIKSNTSKNLIVGTASGWATGVAVVRVGRVAAFGLGGGIILLHFACECGYLHVNWERVKQAAGESQACLEKLLRFVNRNSCFSVGFFGGFFFGVAST; via the coding sequence ATGGCCCGTCCGATCCCGAACAACGAACTCCGTAGCGTAAAACACGAGGACAAGGATGACAGTCCTAAAGGCAGCCAGTCGATCCTCGACCTGACGATAGACAGCATCAAGAGTAACACAAGCAAGAACCTGATCGTGGGCACGGCGTCGGGGTGGGCGACGGGCGTGGCGGTGGTGCGAGTGGGGCGCGTGGCCGCCTTCGGGCTGGGCGGCGGCATCATCCTGCTGCACTTCGCGTGCGAGTGCGGCTACCTGCACGTGAACTGGGAGCGCGTCAAGCAGGCCGCCGGCGAGAGCCAGGCCTGTCTGGAGAAACTTCTCCGCTTCGTCAATAGGAACAGCTGCTTCTCCGTCGGATTTTTTGGGGGCTTCTTCTTCGGCGTGGCTTCCACGTAA
- the LOC124641354 gene encoding transmembrane protein 234 homolog isoform X1 gives MPPYHLPMSISVGLLVLTGVLWGCTNPFIRQGTKGLRDVTATTLIGQVWAEISFLLGNWKYVVPWLVNQAGSLSYLAAVQRAPLSVAVPTANSLAFVFTAVTGAGIGAEEPLDRRSILGIVLIMAGTALCCIDDTS, from the exons ATGCCCCCTTATCACCTACCTATGTCCATATCCGTAGGTCTGTTGGTGCTGACAGGCGTGCTATGGGGATGCACCAATCCCTTCATACGGCAGGGGACGAAGGGCCTCCGTGACGTCACGGCCACAACCCTGATAGGACAGGTCTGGGCTGAAATTAGCTTCCTGCTCGGCAATTGGAAG TACGTGGTACCGTGGCTGGTGAACCAGGCAGGGTCTCTCAGCTACCTGGCAGCAGTGCAGCGCGCTCCGCTGTCAGTAGCAGTGCCCACTGCCAACAGTCTCGCGTTCGTCTTCACCGCGGTGACTGGCGCGGGGATCGGCGCGGAGGAACCGCTCGATAGAA GGTCAATCCTTGGAATAGTCCTGATTATGGCGGGAACTGCACTCTGCTGTATCGACGACACCAGTTGA
- the LOC124641351 gene encoding uncharacterized protein LOC124641351, translated as MTPKQVDGYPNFGSYLYSIPGYSAFQPISSVSYPPIVQPTPPPAVQNETPNQEFNPFPTKPKETPTPVVEEKSTDTEPPKETLKPQTDFEEHFTPEIITATSIPESNKTHTTESKMSITSLAQGSGATVTIPSQIPNKEFKKKPERFSLKTSIPISKIDMKCVSNPPDTAFQNSLAKKTFNPAFTKDPPRVEIQSNIVIKTATKEPEVKEVKPSVSSSNSMCTLINTAETANKTENQFRVPEPKVDTPAEVKEPPAIQRPLFNPINIEASKVNFSKPPDPPYNEQKNQIVFIQNKSNSNSKMLVTIQQQNPQVLLQRTNFESKNLQAPSRLSNQSKKCIEDVVNESTASKVVALKRLHQENCDENDFENLITENQIYGNKIVVKEKSQGTLQEQDLKAKKMTEKVTPPETKNVVLQPNFVYLSNVQFPNLMMIKNNSKVTQTSDSNKVQKIAPKENKTVPEITTVKSSESNSEIKTTKPSITVSKEIHVLKSSNNVLQTLSNKTKPDIVIQANPKVIVSPQIVYQVPITSIVETDKVNQPFKKRDYPKFIAPKKEAPKKLDQTKTNDKLYIACPYQMDSKLQPKIVITNIRPKINKIDEVSSLDVYEKRKRLRRLKYLSNRENKDVKADPKKVEKTEIRNVITPDKVKNEIYKEFAKTKVGMDEGSSGSDTDDYGEEDLKSYDEIIEEYGGKGDKDNGKIDFMANLRLATLEAYKEKDLELQDKVLRNDSVASAYAAVGKLDVLLNVPHDEAVETPAEEDKLLEDVQQENRTATQRKKLFLSKLKLTQVTQKYKEGYDKVWQEILKERKRRNSNPDLEENCKEARLGFDPNCQLRLLTEIKKCVNENNNLIKKRLDSVSIVDSNDESIKVLAEKNFSELNRLSKMADRSVKLFKAPNTRKRDLNPGFDSENIKKPNIKIQQPYQNYPKIKIPSISKIISLKSTQECPSATSTQATSMDEPQNSAAGVTEMFEEKTSSEKTRDFCCQVDEPSWPEVEALVKSYRDYDIARRKEIADLHKRNTALKIEGAHITRSASRDSDTARALLAERQHLAGEENNLRLSLQRLQRAIEAIRNS; from the exons ATGACGCCAAAACAGGTGGATGGATATCCAAACTTCGGCAGTTACCTCTACTCCATACCAGGATACTCGGCATTTCAACCTATTAGTTCAGTTTCATACCCGCCTATAGTCCAGCCGACCCCGCCTCCCGCAGTGCAGAACGAGACACCCAATCAGGAATTTAATCCTTTCCCAACAAAACCTAAAGAAACGCCTACACCTGTTGTTGAAGAAAAAAGTACTGACACAGAGCCACCAAAAGAGACACTAAAACCACAGACTGACTTCGAAGAGCATTTTACACCTGAAATAATAACAGCGACATCTATCCCTGAGAGCAACAAAACACATACAACTGAGTCAAAGATGAGCATAACATCGCTAGCACAGGGATCAGGAGCCACGGTCACTATTCCATCGCAAATAccaaataaagaatttaagaAGAAACCTGAAAGGTTTAGTTTAAAAACTAGTATACCAATAAGCAAGATCGATATGAAATGTGTCAGTAATCCACCCGATACTGCCTTTCAAAATTCTTTGGCAAAGAAAACTTTTAATCCTGCTTTTACCAAAGATCCACCGAGAGTTGAAATACAGAGTAATATTGTGATAAAGACAGCAACTAAAGAACCTGAAGTTAAGGAGGTGAAACCGAGCGTCTCATCAAGTAACAGCATGTGCACTTTGATCAATACTGCAGAGACTGCTAACAAAACTGAAAACCAGTTTCGTGTACCCGAACCTAAAGTAGATACACCAGCTGAAGTGAAAGAACCTCCTGCAATACAAAGACCTTTATTTAATCCCATCAATATAGAAGCCAGCAAAGTGAATTTCAGTAAACCTCCAGATCCACCGTATAATGAACAGAAAAATCAAATAGTATTTATACAAAACAAGAGCAACTCGAACTCAAAGATGTTGGTCACGATACAACAACAGAACCCAcaagttttattacaaagaacTAACTTCGAGTCAAAAAACCTGCAAGCTCCTTCACGACTGTCAAACCAAAGTAAGAAATGTATCGAAGACGTTGTCAATGAAAGTACGGCGTCGAAAGTGGTCGCACTCAAGAGGCTGCACCAGGAGAACTGCGACGAGAACGATTTCGAGAATTTGATCACTGAGAATCAAATCTATGGTAACAAGATAGTCGTGAAGGAGAAATCTCAAGGCACATTGCAAGAACAAGATTTAAAAGCGAAAAAGATGACAGAAAAAGTCACGCCACCGGAAACTAAGAATGTTGTATTACAACCAAACTTTGTATACTTGAGCAACGTTCAGTTTCCTAACTTGATGATgatcaaaaataattcaaaagttACACAAACATCTGACTCAAATAAAGTTCAAAAAATTGctccaaaagaaaataaaactgtacCTGAAATTACTACTGTAAAGAGCTCTGAAAGTAACTCTGAAATAAAAACCACAAAGCCAAGTATAACTGTGAGTAAAGAAATTCATGTATTAAAATCTAGCAACAACGTGTTGCAAACTCTGTCAAATAAAACTAAGCCTGATATTGTTATCCAAGCTAATCCAAAAGTTATAGTAAGTCCACAAATAGTGTATCAAGTACCGATTACATCAATCGTGGAAACTGATAAAGTTAACCAACCATTCAAAAAACGAGACTATCCAAAATTCATAGCACCCAAGAAGGAAGCGCCTAAAAAACTAGATCAaaccaaaacaaatgacaaattatACATAGCCTGTCCTTATCAAATGGATTCCAAATTGCAGCCCAAAATTGTCATCACAAATATTcgaccaaaaataaataaaatagacgaAGTCAGTTCTTTGGATGTTTATGAAAAACGAAAACGATTGAGGCGTCTCAAGTATTTGTCTAATCGAGAAAACAAGGATGTTAAAGCTGATCCGAAGAAAGTGGAAAAGACTGAAATACGAAATGTAATTACACCTGATAAGGTAAAAAATGAGATTTATAAAGAATTTGCAAAAACTAAAGTAGGTATGGATGAAGGCAGCAGTGGGAGTGACACAGATGACTACGGAGAAGAAGATCTGAAATCTTATGACGAAATTATTGAAGAATATGGCGGAAAAGGTGACAAGGATAATGGGAAAATTGATTTCATGGCTAATCTTAGATTAGCGACATTAGAAGCGTACAAAG AAAAAGACCTGGAGCTTCAAGACAAGGTTTTGAGGAACGATTCGGTGGCCTCAGCTTACGCGGCGGTGGGTAAACTGGACGTGCTGCTGAATGTTCCTCATGATGAAGCAGTGGAGACGCCTGCAGAGGAAGACAAGCTACTGGAGGATGTACAGCAGGAGAATAGGACGGCCACGCAGAGGAAGAAATTGTTCCTCTCCAAGTTAAAGCTTACGCAAGTCACGCAGAAGTATAAAGAAG GTTACGACAAGGTGTGGcaagaaatattaaaagaaagaaaacgGCGGAACAGCAATCCAGACTTAGAAGAGAATTGTAAAGAAGCCCGTCTCGGGTTTGACCCCAACTGCCAACTGCGACTGCTGACTGAAATCAAGAAATGTGTTAACGAAAATAACAACCTTATCAAGAAGAGATTAGACTCAGTTTCCATTGTCGATTCTAACGATGAAAGCATAAAAGTGCTAGCAGAGAAGAATTTCTCTGAACTTAACCGCCTATCCAAAATGGCGGACCGCAGCGTCAAGCTGTTCAAAGCTCCGAACACAAGGAAACGAGATCTAAACCCCGGCTTCGACAGCGAGAACATTAAAAAGCCAAATATAAAGATTCAGCAGCCGTACCAGAACTATCCTAAGATTAAGATTCCGAGTATTTCGAAGATAATATCGTTGAAATCGACGCAGGAGTGTCCGTCGGCGACGTCGACGCAGGCGACATCTATGGACGAGCCGCAGAACTCGGCGGCGGGCGTCACGGAGATGTTCGAGGAGAAGACGAGTTCTGAGAAGACGAGAGACTTCTGCTGTCAAGTAGACGAACCTTCGTGGCCTGAGGTTGAAGCCCTAGTCAAGAGTTATAGGGATTatgatatag CTCGTCGAAAAGAGATAGCGGACCTACACAAGCGCAACACTGCTCTAAAGATAGAGGGCGCTCACATCACGCGCTCGGCGTCGCGCGACTCCGACACCGCGCGCGCGCTGCTCGCCGAGCGGCAGCACCTCGCCGGCGAGGAGAACAACCTGCGCCTGTCGCTGCAGCGGCTGCAGAGAGCCATCGAGGCTATCAGGAACAGTTAA
- the LOC124641354 gene encoding transmembrane protein 234 homolog isoform X2 yields the protein MMLEAIGLLVLTGVLWGCTNPFIRQGTKGLRDVTATTLIGQVWAEISFLLGNWKYVVPWLVNQAGSLSYLAAVQRAPLSVAVPTANSLAFVFTAVTGAGIGAEEPLDRRSILGIVLIMAGTALCCIDDTS from the exons ATGATGTTGGAAGCCATCG GTCTGTTGGTGCTGACAGGCGTGCTATGGGGATGCACCAATCCCTTCATACGGCAGGGGACGAAGGGCCTCCGTGACGTCACGGCCACAACCCTGATAGGACAGGTCTGGGCTGAAATTAGCTTCCTGCTCGGCAATTGGAAG TACGTGGTACCGTGGCTGGTGAACCAGGCAGGGTCTCTCAGCTACCTGGCAGCAGTGCAGCGCGCTCCGCTGTCAGTAGCAGTGCCCACTGCCAACAGTCTCGCGTTCGTCTTCACCGCGGTGACTGGCGCGGGGATCGGCGCGGAGGAACCGCTCGATAGAA GGTCAATCCTTGGAATAGTCCTGATTATGGCGGGAACTGCACTCTGCTGTATCGACGACACCAGTTGA